The following nucleotide sequence is from Bacteroidota bacterium.
TATCAGGGAAGTATTACCAGTAAGGAAAGACAGGTCCTACCCTAGGGTAGTGAAAAACAAGCAATCTAAAAGTAAACACAAAACGTTTACTAATTATAAACCAGCGTTTTAATCCTTAACTTAATGATATTGCCCGGAGGGCCATTATGGTAATTGCTATTGCGGCAAATAAGAATATTGCAGTTTTCATCTCTGTTTGGAATTTGAATGGTTGAACAAAATTATTCAGGTTGATACGCACTATAAACAGTTACTTCAACAGTTTCTGCGATATTGGTTGAAGGCTTGCCTTTCGCAAACGTGATTCCAAAATCTGCAAGCTTGAGATTGAATTTACTGTTTACTTCTACTATGCTTCCTTTTACGGTAATTGTTCCTTTTTCTTTAATTGCCTTTGTAACACCTTTAATGGTAAGTTCACCACCAATAATTGCAGTGTAAACCCCATCTTTATCAAACTTAATGTCTTTCAGGTTTGTAATCTTGCCGGTTAGCTTTGCTTTAGGATGCACTTTGGTATCAAGGAAATCAGCATTGTTAAAATGTTTTTGCATCAGGGATTTTTCAAATTCAAAACTTTGCATTGGCACAGAAAAAACAATATTGCCAGTTTGAGTGTCAATGGTGCTGACCATCTTATAGTTATTTGCTTCTATGTCCTCAGCAGGGGTATGTGAAAAGAATTTAATATGGCTCTTGGTACTGACCAGTTTCTGAGCTACAGGCTTAAAACCGGCAATAATGGTTAAAGCAATAGAAAATGCGAGAATGATTATAGATTTTTTCATTTTAAAAATGGTTATAAGATGTAATTAATTATTGATTTTTATTAGCGAACATTTTTCCAATATGACATCCTCATAGCGTTCAAGGTCTTCATCATAAGCGGCCCCGATGCGGATGACCCCTTTTACAGTAATAGTTTGCCCCACCAAAATAGCCAATGCCTCATCATTGGTTTCTTCCGTAAAGGTGCAACTTACGCCCGCCTTGCCATTTTCGGGCTTTAGCCTGATTACCTTTTGGTTTTTAAAATCTTCAGATATGGAAACAACAGGGCCACTTACCTGAAGGATTTTGGATTCGCCTTCACCATCAAGGTATTTTTCATTGGCTTTTATAGGATCTGATAAATATTCATTAACCAGTTCTCCTGCATCATAAGAATAATCAGCTTGGGCAGAATGAACATCTCTGTGCGGTAAATTATAGAAGTAATAAGCAATCCCCCCAGCAATAAAAACCAGGGCAGAAAGTATGAGAAGTGAAGCTTTTACTGTTTTTCTTATAGTCATATTCAATATTTTTGAATTGATTTAATAGTCTTGTTTTTTTATAATTACTGACAAGGAATTATGAAAATCATTTATAATTTTCCTGTAAGTCTTTAGTTATGAGTCATTAAAGTTGAGCGTTTTTTGTTTATCAGGATTTTGCTTTTTTACCACAAAGCCCTTTTTTATACGATGAACTTAGGCAACTATGGCTATTCAAAGCCATTATCCGTGAATTTTGTGGATAAGCGTAAGGACGGATATGTAATTTACCCGATGCCTTTGCAGGAACATTCAAAAAGAATTTTTATTAATGATTACTATGTTTTTTCTTTATAATAAGCAACCATTTTTGGAAAGTTGTTTATAGCGAAGAAATAATTATAGGCTCGGAATTCCCTTTAGGAAACTTCCCCTGGATAGGTGAACTTACCATTTTATACTTGCAAACAGCAATGTTTCCTATTCAGAAAGTTTTTATAAATTGCTTAAAAGGGGCAAGGGTTAAACCCAGCCCCTTTATTCAAAATGTCTATTTTGCTTTATCGCCTTGCTCTTTAGCCGGCAAAACTACTCCAATTCCATAAACAATATGGCCCAGCAAACTTGCAATCATCATCAGCATCATATTTTCCGGCTCAGGCATACCACCCATTATAGCTCCCATTACACCCATTGCTATTTGGGCAATAATGAATATTATAATTCCAAAAACAATACCTCTAAGCCATTTGCTATCCATCTTTTTTAGCCAGTTTATAAAGAGGTAAAAATAAAAGGCGGCAAAAATAATCCCTATCATAAAATGCATAATCCATCCTACAATATTCGGCACCCCCATCATCATGCTTAACATTTCGGCTGGGTTCATCCCTGGCAATCCCATAAATGGAGCTAAATAACCAAATATGGTCATAATAACAGTTCCTGTTATACCTCCGATTAAAGTATTTCTTAATTTCATAATTTATTGTTTTTAGTTGATTATATATTTAGTCTTAATAATTATTATTCCTGACACTTTTTTTATTATTCACCTGTCTTTACACAGTAAAAAAATAATTAATAAAGATTACAAGGCTTGCTTTTTATACAGTTTTTAAACTTCCATTCACTGCTTTTTGGGGACATAGGCTTCTACAGTAAAACCTAAAGTAAATCCAAAGGCAAGGTGGCCAAATATCATTATCCAGTCTCTTGCTCCTTTAAACCATGGAAAAAATATTTCAGCGAATCCGTAAAAATTAATTAGGAATAAAACAAGGCCAAATGCAAGGCCGGAAATTATCACCATAATTGAACTTAACCTGGAGGTAATAAAATGAAAAATGAAGCCATATATAATGGAAAGCGAATAATGCACAAGCATGGCAACGGCAATTATTCCAAAGTTAAAAGTGTGTGGCTCTAATACCTTTGGGCCCATGATTATGGCAGCCATTTTTCTGGGAGATTCCCAGATACTGTAATCCGTAAAGATTTTCACCAATATCATTTCCAGAACTATCATTATAGTTCCCGCAGCAACTGCACACAATATGGTGTTAAGTATAATTTTTTTGTTCATCATCATCAATTAACTCTTTATAAATTTAATTTTTTTTTATCTTTTATTTAGTCAGAATTATGACTATTTGATCCTGTTATTTATCTTAAATTTGATTAAAAAAAGGAAAATGATCAGAGGTAAACTGTTAATCATAGGAGGCAATGTTGATAAAGGCACGATTGAATCCGGAGAACCTTTGAATTTAAATAAGCTTAACTTTTTTGAAGAAGGAATTCTAAAAAGAATGCTCAATGAGCTTAATACTTCAGATCCCCGAATTGAAATCGTTACTTCAGCATCCTTAATTCCTGATGATATTGGTGAAGAATATATTAAAGCTTTTAAGAGGCTAAATCAAAAGAAAATTGGATTACTCCATCCATTATCGCAAAGCGAAGCAGATTCTCAGGAAATAATAGATCGATTAAAAAACAGCGATGCAATAATGTTCACTGGTGGCGA
It contains:
- a CDS encoding YceI family protein; this encodes MKKSIIILAFSIALTIIAGFKPVAQKLVSTKSHIKFFSHTPAEDIEANNYKMVSTIDTQTGNIVFSVPMQSFEFEKSLMQKHFNNADFLDTKVHPKAKLTGKITNLKDIKFDKDGVYTAIIGGELTIKGVTKAIKEKGTITVKGSIVEVNSKFNLKLADFGITFAKGKPSTNIAETVEVTVYSAYQPE